The DNA sequence CCGCGAGCTCGGCTCGCCCCGGCCTGCCGCGCTGACCTCCAGCACCTCGCCGCGCACGCCGTCGACCACGCCGCCGGTGGTGGTCAGCCCGGTCACCCGGTGCCGGAACTTGAGCTGCACGAGCCCGCGCGCCACGCCCTCGCGCACCCGCCGCTCGAACGGCGCGACGATGCCCGGCCCGGTGCCCCAGGTGACGTGGAAGCGCGGCACGGAGTTGCCGTGGCCGTCGGCGAGGTACCCGCCGCGCTCGGCCCACTGCACGAGCGGGAACCAGCGCACGCCCATCGCGTGCAGCCACGACCGCTTCTCGCCGGCCGCGAAGTGCACGTACGCCTCGGCCCACCGACGCGGCCAGTGGTCGGCGTCCCGGTCGAACGCGGCCGAGCCCAGCCAGTCCTGCAGGGCCAGCTCCGCCGAGTCCTTGACCTTCAGCCGCCGCTGCTCCGGGCTGTCGACCAGGAACAACCCGCCGAACGACCAGAACGCCTGACCGCCGAGGGAGGCCTCCGGCTCCTGGTCGAGGAGGATGACCTTGCGCCCGGCGTCGACCAGTTCGGCGGTGGCGACCAGGCCCGCCAGGCCGGCACCGACGACGATGACATCCGCATCTGCCATCGGGCGAGTCTAGATCGAACTCCGGCGGCGGACGAGAGTTGAAGAAAACTCACTTTAGGGGAGTTGGTGCGCGGTGTCGTACACGGGGGACGGCGGCGAGGTCGGCGGGGTGTGGCGGCCGGTGGCCGAGGTGGAGACCATCGAGCGGCCGGTGGTGCGCAACCGGCTGGTCGCGCCCGGCGACGTCACGCGCGGGCGGTTCGGGCTGTTCGACTGGCGGATGGGGCCGCACGCGGGCGGGCCGAAGCCGCACTTCCACCGGACCTTCTCCGAGTCGTTCTACGTCATCTCCGGAGCGGTTCGGCTCTACGACGGTGACAAGTGGGTAACGGGCACGCCGGGTGATTTCCTGTACGTCCCGGAAGGCGGTGTGCACGCTTTCCGGAACGACGCCGACGAACCCGCCTCGATGTTGATCCTGTTCGCCCCCGCCCCGCCGCGGGAGAAGTTCTTCCGGGAACTGGCCGAGATCGCGGATTCAGGGCGGGAGCTCAGCCCGCAGGAGTGGGCCGAGTTCTACGCCCGACACGACCAGTACCACGTCTGAGCTGCGGTTATCGCCGACGGAAAGGCCGCCGGCCGCGCGGTGGGGGAACCGTTCGGCCGGCGGTGGTCGGGCGTGCGTGGGCGCACCTGCAACGTCTCGGGGAGAGGTGCCGCGCGGGCCTGGGGGAGGTGCCCCGCGGGCCTGACGTCCGGTGCGGCGTCCACGTGCCGACCAGCAGTAGAACGGGTGGTGACCGGCGGGTGTTCCCCCGGGTGCGGCAGGGTGTCGCGAGTCACGCTCCGTGGTCGGCGGCCCGTGCCGCGAGCGCGGATCAGGCGTCGCCGCGCAGCTCGGTCATCCGCTCCTCGGCGCTCGCGAGCTTGTCCCGGGCGGTCTCGGCGCGGCGCTCGGCCTTCACCAGCCTGGTCGACGCCTCCTGCTCGGCCTGCTGCGCCCGCCGCAGCTCGGCCTGCAACGCGGCGGTGTGCCCCTCGCGCTCGGCCAGGGCCTGCTCGGCCTCCGCGACGGCGGCGTCCGCCTTCCGCACGTCGTCCTGCGCACCGCTGATCTCGTCCCGCGCCCGGGCGAGCTGCCGTTCCCGCCGCTGCTCCCGGCGTGGCGCCAGGTCGTCGCGCACCGGCGTCGCGGTCTCGCTCAACGGGCCGAAGCCGGACTGCTCGACCGGCTTGACCAGCCGCCCGGCCCTGATCCGCGCGCCGAGGACGGCGTCGGCCAGCGCCGCGGTCAACGTGGTGCGCACCTGTTGCACGGCGTCGGGCCCGAGCGGCTGCCCGGCGTGGCTCGCCAGGACCTCCACCCGCCGGACCAACGCGCTCAGAACGGCCCGCCGCCGCGCGCTCAACTGCCGCAACGCCCCGCCCCGCAGCTCTTCCTGCGCGGCGCGCAGCTCGTCACCCAGAGCGAGCGCCTCGGCCAGGTCGGCCGCGTCCTCCCGGGCCAGCCGGTTCAGCGCCCACGCCGACGAGGTGGGCTTGCGCAGCGCTGAGACCTGCTTGGCCAGCGCCTTGTCGCCGCGGTCGGCGGCCAGCCGGGCGTGGGCGTCGCGGGCCGCGACGAACTCCGCCGGCGGCAGGGCGTAGAGCTCGTCGGCTATCCGGTCGATCGGTGTGGCGTCCACGATGTCGACCAGTGTGCCCGCCATCGCGTTGATGTGCGATTTGTTACGGATTCGCCGCCCCCTCGAACGGTTCACCGTTGACAGTGTTTGACATTCCGACCGGTCGGCTCTTGACTGGAGGTGTCGCACTCGTTCCGGTGTTGTGCGGCACTTCTCGCGTGTTCGCGCAATAGCCCGTTCAGTCCAATGTGGACTTTTCTATTGGGCTGAACGTCCGATTGTTACCCGGGTGCCGGGGAGATGTGCTTGCGCCAATCTTTCCCCACGAAGGGTTTGCGCCGTGATCAACTCAGGAAGTCGGTGGAGACACCGCACCAGTGCGGCCTTGCTGGCCGCCGTGCTGGGCACCACTGGGTTCGGCTTCGCCGCCGGGTCGGCCGTCGCGCAGGAGGCGCCATCCGCGCCCGCGCCGGCCGACAAGCAGCTCGACAAGCAGGACCGGGAGCGCATCGCCGAGGCCGAGCAGGCCGGTCAGGCGAACGTCACGCTCCTGGTCGCCGCCGAAGAGGGCAAGCTGGACTCCGCCGCCAACGACCTCAAGGCCCTGGGCGGCGTGGTCGAGTCCACCGAACGCGATGTCGACTACCTCAAGGTCTCGGTGCCCCGGGACAAGGCCGAGAAGGCCGCCAAGCTCGCCTCGGTGAACTCGGTGGACGTCGACGGCCTGGTCGTCCTGGACAACCCGCGCCCCGACGGCGCGACGTCGCCGCTGCCGCAGCCGGCGCCGGGCGCGAAGACGCCCAAGAAGAACCCGTACATGCCGACGCAGGACACCAAGGCGGCGCACTTCACCGACCAGCACCCCAAGTGGGACGGCCGGGGCACGACGATCGCCATCATGGACTCCGGCATCGACCTGGACCACCCGGCGCTCGCGACCACCACGACCGGTGAGCGCAAGATCGTCGACTGGTACAACGCCAACGCCACCAACTCCGGCGACGGCACCTGGCTCCAGGTCTCCGGCCGCTACAACGGCAGGTTCACCGCGGGCGGCGCGACCTACACCGCGCCCGCCACCGGCGGCCC is a window from the Saccharothrix saharensis genome containing:
- a CDS encoding cupin domain-containing protein, whose product is MSYTGDGGEVGGVWRPVAEVETIERPVVRNRLVAPGDVTRGRFGLFDWRMGPHAGGPKPHFHRTFSESFYVISGAVRLYDGDKWVTGTPGDFLYVPEGGVHAFRNDADEPASMLILFAPAPPREKFFRELAEIADSGRELSPQEWAEFYARHDQYHV